AATGGACAGGCGCTAAGCTAGCTTGGTCAATTCAAAGACTTTTGAGCTGAGGCAAGATATGAAATTGCTTCACTAGTGGCGCCATGCCGTTAGAAAGCTGGCTCAATCATTTTTTGAAGTTGGCACGATGAACAAGGATACGACTTTTGGCTAAGCTGCAAAAAGAAAGACAAAGAGTGTAAGAGCAAGTATAATAAGTCTACTCAGCTGGCTATAGTACTTGCCacagcatccaaaatccttgttggaagaaagagaaaggaggtGAGAGAGTGGAGCCGGCTACAGCTCAAGCGCCGCATGCAACGAGGCAAAAAGTTTTCAAAGACCAATAGCATGCATGTATTAAATAATTGTTTTTTTAACAAAGCTCATTAACAGCTAGcctaagagcaattccaatagtgtagccAGCTGCTAGCTATAAGCCAAATGCCATGTTATCTATAGTCAACTTAGAGCCAACacatacaatagtgagctataaaaatgtactactttatcaatgtatgacccacctttcactctcacaaagtgcctaggagcacgtgctagagctagctcttgcataagagcaagtacaatagatcCTACTCAGCAGGCTATAAGCATGTCCACATCATCAAAATCTTAGCTGGAGGAAAGAGAAATAGAGAGAGAGAGTAGAGCGGGCGACGGACGAAGCGCCCGGCTGCATCACACTAAACGAGGGATTAACGCCCACTTGCAGCCTGCCATCCAACGCCAAGCAGGCGCATGCAACTTTGGTACCTGGCCCATCTCCATGCATGGAAATATTTAATAATAAACTACTCAATAGAGCCTGTCTAACAGCCAACCTATTGTACTATCAATGTTTTTTTTCGTGAAGGCCTTAGCTGATGTGTCATGAGCTTGTAGCCAGCAGCCAGCTTTGTTATTGTCCTTGCTCTAAGAGCCTactctccttctctctctctcctccaactaagcaataatatactattttaatccttatagccagctgactaagtcttattgtacttgctctaatagCTAGTTTATTATATAAGTGGGCTCTATGTTGACTATAAAGTGAGGTGGCACTACTATATAGCCAACAGCCAGCTCTTTTATTAGCCTTGCTCTAAAATCCAGGCCTGGAAAAACTAAAGGTTAAGAGAGCTAATAAGTGGCACGTCAATCTCTCTCACGCCCCACTAGCTAGCAACAATTCGGATCAAGTGGAAATGAAAAGAAAAAACGTGTTTGCCAATCATGTTTGCACATGTCATACGTAGTTGTGTTTGTCAATGAAAGGTCTGAAGACGCGTGTCATCTTGTACCGTAGCTCCGTGATTTGAATTTTGGAATTATGAGAAAATTTGGTACTACTTCCGCCGGTCCATAATTCTTCCATACGGCAAGGGTTACGGAACCAAGAGCAACAGCTCCCATGCATGATTTTACACGATGATGCAATTGAGATTCGAGACATGGAGCAGTTCAACATAATGAGTTTCCAGCATTTTTTTACCAGCGCCGTCGCATAATCCGCATGGGACCAGCTGTGCAATCTCTCTAAGCATAATGAGTAAGTACATCTTTCTCTAGCCTTGCTGGATCCGGTGTCAAGTGTCAACTGTCGAAAGTCAATCCACAGTGGCAGATAGAAAGGCGTTTAGCAAGATTTATTATTGCACTCAAGCCGTGTTCTTGTCATTAGCAAGCTCGGGCGCGCGTATAGTAATGGATTTTGTGCATAGAGAGCCAACCCTAGTCGTGGTAATTAATTGAGTTGGACGCGTACAAGATCTCGCCCGCCTTATCCCTCACCGATTGTTATTTTTTGAACGGGAAGGATCCATCCCCCGATTGAGATGGATCGGATGGCCGAGATCGGAGCTTTGATTTGACCGTGAAGAGAAAAAATAGAGGTGACACGCACGAGTGTTCTACAGCCATCGCACGCGCGCTTGAGTTGGAACTGAATGTGCTGTTTTGCTGAACTGCTTTGCTTGCTTGACTGCAATGCGAGGGCGGGTTTGACACCTGCGCGCATGGAGTCTCCGTGTAGGTAGATCGGCGGGGAGCCACTGCTAGGTTTGCGTCATCTATGACTGATTGATTGGTTGACTTGCCAAGATTACTGTTACCGGTATCACTGGTAAACCTTGCCGTGTCTGTATGATGTGTTTCCGTGGCGAAATGGTGTGCTCTCGGTGTCAACGCAGAGGCAGCACGCTCAAGCACACGTGGGCAGCCTTGCCCGCCGGCGGCGTCGCCGCGTACGGCGAACTTACACTTGGGCACCTGCCACGACAAGCGGCGGTCTACTCGTCTCGTACGTCACGCTTCTCTTTTGCGGCGGCGGCACAAGTCGACGGAGCAGCCAACCCGCCGTCAGATGTCCCCTGCTTGCCCACAACCACTGCTCCCGCCATGGTGGGAGGGGCTAGCTCAACCGTGATATACCAtatcatcatcttgatattaatatatatcCAAAATATAAATAGGCACCACGGTAATTACTGGCGACCGACGCTGCAACCATGCTAAATTACATCGAGATCCTTGAACCGCCTAACGACAACTACTGACATGTCGCTATCGTAGCTCCTCTACCTGAGCCGGTCTGGCAATGTTGATGGCAGCTGTGAACTCTTCGTGCATGTGCTCCTAATTAAGGACTAGCGCCCCAAAGCTGATATCGTTGCAATTGAACCCTTGAATTGATTCGAATCTTGTGACACAAAACCTGTAACACACATAGATTAAACGAGGTCCACCACTCCATGAAAGCCCCGACCAGATGATTTTCCGCCCTCCTCAACGGCATCGGCGAGATCGCCGCCGACAAGGTAGGCGGCAAGTTAGGTATACCTTATTCTTGTCCCGCACAACAACACCATAGCCACCATAGACCTTCTTACTATAGCGCTAATCACAGGTCCGAGGTCCCCACTCCCTCACACCACTAGAGCGGCAAGCAGAGGAGGTGGGGACCCGTGGATTCCTGGTTGGAGACGTCGGAAACGGGATGGTTCCAAAATGAAGAAAGTCTAGGGGAAGTTCACTTTTCATCTAAAAATTATTTTTAGTTTAGAACAAATCTTAAACTTTCAGAATAGTCCACTTTTCATCCCTTTTCAGTTTCAGTTAAGAGGAGAAAATCACTAATGTGGAAACAAGAAATAGTCAACCAATCAAATTGGTTTTGGACCAAACCACGTCCAAGATAGTTGAGATGTCGAACCTAACATTGTTAATGCAAAATTCTGAAACCGTTGTGTCCCTACATCATTCTGTTGCTTGATTTCTCTCTCTCAATTCACTTGAAGCATGCGAGGCCCACTTGCTTTGTCTATCAGCACTGTCCAGCCTCTCTATCCTTGCACCGTTGCCTCGAGTTTTTGACACTCTTGGTAGATATTTCGTGGCTCAACTGGAACAAAGATTAAAAGTGGATTATTTTGAGAGTTCAAGGTCCATTTTAAACCAAACGAAAAGTTCTAGAACCAAAAGTGAATTTTTACTAGAGTTCAAGGATAAAAATGGACTTTCTTCTTCCAAAATCGATCAAGGtctaagttaattctcaatggagCGAGAACTATTTGGTTGGCGTCCTGGCCAATGGATAACTAGCCAGGCTTTAACCAGTCCAGGCGAGCAATTAGCCTGCTGCTGGTCATCAGTTACCATATGGGCCACGCTTAGCGTTTGGGCCTAGAGAGAATGGGCTGCATAAAAGGGTTTGCGAAAACACCGGTCACATAGGCTCCCTTCAATATAAAGAGAGGCAGAGCCCACATGCAAGGTGAACAGGAAAAATAGCAACAGGAGTATAAAATATGAGAGTGAACTCACACAGATTCCAATTTCCATCCACATTTTTATTTTCTCACCGCCAGGCACCAGGGAGTTTCCAAGAAACACATCCAGCACAGGATCCCGCGGCACGCAAAGTTAACAGATTATTCACCGAAGGACACATCACACATACACGGCCATATCAGCCAACACAATGACGTGCTGGCAGGCAGCAAAGACAGGCGAAACGCTACTCATGATATCGTTATCACCGGGGACAGCCTGTCCGACAGACCACCGGTCATCCTCTCGGCATGCTCTCCGCGCTCGCCGGTGCGTATCCTCACAACGTCTGAGACAGGTATCACTGGGAAAAAGAAACAGCAGGTGAGGCCTAAATGATAGAGGTCAATGGGTCATGCTTCCTGGATTTCATAAGAACACGAGCGCATGTCAAACGGTGAAACGGTGCTTCGTCAGGACTAAAGCATGCAGATCTTCTAAAGGGCATGTATGTCGTTACGACAGGTCTGATTATTGTTGCTATTAGCTTTGTACTACTGTTAGGCTCCAGGAGACTGAACTTACAAATCCAAAAAGGACAGAAGCGACTACAGGCGAGTAAACAAAACCCAACAGCGTGACTGGAAACTAAAAATGGCCACCAAGAACACTTACAGAATATCTTCCCATCGCCAATTTCTCCAGTTCTTGCCTTTTCAATTATTTTATCAATTACTGGTTCAACCTGGATAATCCAAAAACACATTAACGTGATGCAAGCCAAAGCCTCAACCCTTGAGAGAGTCACACAGAATGCACAGCACAAATACTTTCACAATACTACTCCGTACTGTAGTTTGCATAAGGAAAGGATGTAACAATTTGCATATTCAGTTTAAATACTATGATCCATTGATCAGCTATCTCAACAAGCGAGTATGAAAGAACTCAAGTGCACTTTTTTCAGGGTTAATGATCAAGTAAACAAGCTTATACCTGCTCCTTGCACACGACTATTTCCATTTTGACTTTAGCAATAAATGTATCTTCTGAAAATTCTGACCCTGCAACCCAACAACGAGGAAGCATCAGTGGAAGAACTTATAGCTGTAGGAATTAACCTAGTTTCCGAGTAGCCTTATAGTTAACATAATTGATCAATtgggccaaaatcaaaactgttacatGTCATTATTGATATAATTCATAATATAAAAAAACAATCCATGCATCTTTATCCCAATGTTTTCCCTATTCCCGCCTTTTCCTCCTGTAGATGTTCAATGTTTTCACGCTTCTTGTCAATTGCCTTTAATGGTCATGTTTTGCTAATGAGTTTTCCCCCTAATAGCACAGTATCATCTTTCCCAAGCAAACATGATAAAATAGTAGTTGTTGGAAGTAAGAAAATGGAAGAGTGTTGTTCCATCTTTGGAAAGAGTCATTGCGGAACTAAGGAGTGAACAGGAAGTTAAGACATCAAGGTATCAACGAGAGGCATCAATATAATTTCTCAAGGCTTTTACTACTTACTACTTCTGCTATCAAGCTGGAAGTGATTCAACCTTAATATAGTCCTTGCATTTGGCTTGCAGTCTTGCACTCATCAACAGGCTATCCAAATTGCTGGAGTGTTTGATTTTTATTTCAAAAATGCTGCAATAACGTGACCCTCAACTGAGTTGGGAGATTTTTCAAGCCAATATTCGGCAATACATGAAAGATGAAACTAGTGTGTGACCCTAGGAGGAAAACTTGATGTAAGAGGCTTCCTGGGGAGAAAACAATCAACAGCAGTTAAGTCCAGCCGTCGAAATTGTGACATGTTTTACAAATGGGGGAAATCCACATTACAATATCCAAAAGGGAGCATGTGGCAGCAATGATTTACTCGTTTTGTCCACGAAAACCGTTGAAATCAATAATTCTCAGTATCCATTCCTACCATGCGCCAATGACTTGCTAATTTTGTTAAACAAAAACCGATGAAATCGACAATGCTCAGCATCCGTACCTACCACACGTCAATGCCACCTAGCTCTATGAAAGACATCTAGCTACAATTTAAGGATCACAACTGAATGGATGAAGAGGCAGAGACTACTACATGCTGAAAACCCCAAACAGTGATTTAACACTTAGCATTAGTACAGGGGTCGCAACCACGGGGCGAGCTACTACCTTCATACCGCTCCGTAGACCCGCCTTGCGCCCCAAAACCCCGCACGTCGGACACGGTGACACCTCTGATCCCCATTTGCAGCAAACCCTGCAGAGAATTCCATAGACCCATTTCACCGAACACCCTACGGGCAAGAACTCAGACCGGCAAGTAACACACTATCCGGCACTCACTCACCGACGACACATGCGACACCCTCCATGGCCTGCACCAATCCAGCACAAACAATTCACTATGCATCAGTCAAATGTACCAACAAACTAGGTAACTTACGAAGCTTAAATCCAGCGGTGTGTAGTGTACTCACCTAAGAATGGCCTCGATCTTGTAGAACTCCGAGTCTGGCAGGTAATCTGCAAGAGACCGACGGACGTCAATCCAATAAGGCGAGCCCGATCAAGTAAACGGACGGAGGGGTAAACATCGCATGTCGGCTAAGCAGGGAGAGGGGCTCCTGACCTGGGGCGGAAGCGCTCTGGGCTCGCGCGGCCGTGGCGGGGCGGCGACGAGGGGCCGAGTTGACCTGTACGAGCGGCCTAGGCCCACGCGAGGGGAGGAGGCGGCCGGCGGGGAAGGGTCGCCGGAGGGATGCCGAATTGTTGAGGAGCCAGGCGGGCATAGGGACTGAGGCGGTGGTGGTTGCCGGCGGCATGATGATGAACGCAGTTGTTGGCGATTGCGGCGGCCGGGGATAGCTGGTGATGTCGTTGTCGTCTGGTGACTGTTCACTGCTCAGTGCTTGACTACCGCCCCTTGTGCTTGTGCACTTTTGGTCCATCAAGGGCCTGATTGCCTGCCTCGCGTAAATTTGGCCAAAAATCGGTCGTTTCATAATCTGGACGGATAAAGATTTTCTGGTAAGACTTTCTGCGTAGTAGCACGGTTCTTAAATCAGCCTAGATGCATAAAAAAAAACTTGACCCGAGAGCAGCTCGATTCGGCCGCTTTTTCGCGGCCAGGCGCTAGCGAGCTTGGGAGGTGGGAATATTGCACGCGGCGGTAAGGGCGGGAAACGCCGCGACACCTCCAATATAATCACCGCCCACTCTCCCTTGTCACTCTTGCGGCTCGCCCTCTCCTCTCACCACCGGCCGGTAGATCGAAGACCGCCGCGAGTTGGCCTGAGGACAGGACATTCGGAgatgccatcatcatcatcatcatcgcgtAGACGACCCGCTTCTTCTCTTGGTTCAAGCTCTGCTCGGCAACGACATACATGGCGGTAAGACCCTAATACAAGCTTTCAGGCTTGATTGTTCATAGATCTACGGTTCTGCAGTGTTCGATCTACAGTTATTTGGCGCATGTATATTAGATCTGGTTCGATTGGGGTTATAGTTGGGTCTTCTTTCTTGTCTAGCTGTACTGGCTTCAAATCGGTAGAGCGTTGTTCTTGCGCCTTATTTGGCAACAACGAACATATCGTTGTGGCAAGATCTAGGTTTTAGGTTCACATTGTGGCATATTGGGGTTTTACTGTTCATGCTGGTGATTACATGGTAGGGGCTAAGCCACTAGAGAGATGTTTCTTCAGAACCTAGTGTCATGATCGAAGTCCGTTGTTTGATATTGCATAAGGTTCGGGTAAAACATCTCTTCCACAGGTTTCAAAAAAACATCTCTTCCACTAGCTAGTGCTACGATTTATGAGGCCCGGTTGTACCCTAGTTTGTTCAGAACCGAGGCCAAGATGAATTAGAGGGTTTGAAGAACGAGATAGCAATGCTGAAGAACTTGCACAGAACGCAAGCAAAAATTCTGATGTCTAGGAAGGAGGAGTGGGAGGGATAAAGAGAGGCAGTTAGGGCTACGAAGGAGGAGtgggagggagaaagagatgcaTTAAGGGCAGAAATTGAGTTACTAAAACAAGACATAAAAAAGCTAGAGTATGCCGTGTATGACCTGATAAAAGTAGGTTCTATTAAACGGGGACAAACTTAAGAGGATTAGGGCAAATTGTGATGAGTGGTGCAAGATAATCTGGCTTTTAATGCACCATAATTCGCCAATGTTTGCACTGCCAAACTTAATGTAAATTCATGTGGTCATCTGTTCAATGATCCCAACTATTATGTCATATGTTCAATGCTATGGCCCACGATATGAACATGTGAACCAAATAACACCACATTTGGTGCTAACCGAGCTTGTAGAAACGCACAAACACCCCTCCTTGTACCTTTTACTACGTTGCATAGCTTCAGTTGTGGTGATTGTAGATTTTATGCCTTATTGCTTTGCATGCATCATTGTTCGAATCATGTTGCTCCTTTGGCCAATGATTAATTTGTGGCACAACCATAGGCAAGAGACTGGCCCTAAACCTAGTCCAATGTGAAAGAGCATTGCTTCTACAATATACTTAATTTGGGGACAGTTCCTTTGCCTGTGATGTTCATAGGTATGAGGCCTTATGTTTTGCTTGCATCATTCTTGGCATCTTGTTGCTCCTTTGGTCAACAATCATTTTTGGATTGATGAAATTATTAGCAATTTTTCCCATGATTTAATTCATTTAAACAATAGATAAAACAAGACTAAAGGAATTGAGATGAAACTAGTCATGCAAATCAATATAAACAAGAAGTCCATACAGATTGCTAAGAGCAATATATTACGCACCAACAAGCCTAAGCATATTGCTAGAAAAAGAAATTGAAGCATGATCTCATAAACAAAAAAGTAAGAACACATACGGTCTAGAAGAGGAACCAACATTGGCATTGGTGTTCTTGTTAACATTGTCGTCGAAGAGGACGTTGATGCCGGGGAACAAGTCACCATTATATGTGATAGTGTCCATGATGAAGACGCCTGTAGTCGTGCTGCAACACTCCCCAAAATTGTTATCATCCTTCTCCCGTACAAGAATCGAAGAGGCGGGCTTTCGAAGGCCTACTCTCCCGACCCAGGGTACACACCGCAAGGTGGGATGGAGAAAACCTGACCGTCAGCTCAATGCTTTGGAACTAGGTGGAAGGTGCATGTGCTAATGTGGTGTTGTATATCTCAAGAGAGGAGCGACCCTCTGTTTTATAGGCACAATAGAGGAGGCGAACTGGCAACGCTGGGAGATGAGACAAAGAGACGGGAGGTAAATCGAAGAAGCAACGAGCGA
This Lolium perenne isolate Kyuss_39 chromosome 1, Kyuss_2.0, whole genome shotgun sequence DNA region includes the following protein-coding sequences:
- the LOC127345666 gene encoding nitrogen regulatory protein P-II homolog; its protein translation is MDQKCTSTRGGSQALSSEQSPDDNDITSYPRPPQSPTTAFIIMPPATTTASVPMPAWLLNNSASLRRPFPAGRLLPSRGPRPLVQVNSAPRRRPATAARAQSASAPDYLPDSEFYKIEAILRPWRVSHVSSGLLQMGIRGVTVSDVRGFGAQGGSTERYEGSEFSEDTFIAKVKMEIVVCKEQVEPVIDKIIEKARTGEIGDGKIFLIPVSDVVRIRTGERGEHAERMTGGLSDRLSPVITIS